A genomic stretch from Leptodactylus fuscus isolate aLepFus1 chromosome 10, aLepFus1.hap2, whole genome shotgun sequence includes:
- the LOC142219133 gene encoding olfactory receptor 5B21-like, translating into MGYNNITSPPEFILVAFSDLPHLESFLIFAFILMYLLTIFGNLLIIILIQFEQNLHKPMYFLLSNLSVVDITYTSVTVPKTLANYFTGDKSISFPGCFIQLYFFVSFASTEFLLLTAMAYDRYVAICNPLRYPMVMSRSVCFLLSGASWIVGFIDSIFSLFVSLFDFCKSNAINHFSCDLRALLTLSCSNTDNIERVIFAECLLIGMSSFMLTLISYVYILNTILKIKSTEGRKKAFSTCTSHITAVTLFYGTMISIYVRPASVSSLEYDKYFSVLYIALIPTLNPFIYSLQNKEVKRAFWKLCNKVHHGSKMFIMH; encoded by the coding sequence ATGGGCTATAATAACATAACATCTCCTCCTGAATTTATCCTCGTTGCCTTCTCCGATCTCCCACATCTTGAGAGCTTTCTTATCTTTGCATTTATTCTTATGTATCTCCTCACTATTTTTGGCAACCTCCTTATTATCATCCTCATCCAGTTTGAGCAGAACCTCCATAAACCTATGTATTTCCTTCTGAGTAATCTGTCTGTAGTTGACATCACTTACACTTCCGTTACTGTACCTAAAACATTAGCCAATTATTTCACCGGGGACAAGTCCATATCTTTTCCAGGCTGCTTTATTcaactttatttttttgtgtctttCGCTAGCACTGAATTTCTTCTTCTCACAGCCATGGCTTATGATCGGTATGTAGCTATTTGTAACCCTTTACGCTATCCCATGGTCATGAGCAGATCTGTATGTTTTTTACTGTCAGGAGCTTCTTGGATTGTAGGTTTTATCGATTCGATATTTTCATTGTTTGTGTCATTGTTTGACTTCTGCAAGTCTAACGCTATCAATCACTTTTCCTGCGATCTCCGAGCCTTACTGACGCTTTCCTGCAGCAACACCGACAACATCGAAAGAGTTATATTTGCAGAATGCTTATTAATTGGCATGAGCTCTTTTATGTTAACATTAATCTCTTATGTGTATATTCTTAATACTATACTGAAGATTAAGTCtacagaaggaaggaagaaggctTTCTCTACATGCACTTCCCACATTACAGCCGTTACTTTGTTCTATGGCACTATGATTTCCATCTATGTCCGCCCAGCATCGGTGTCCTCTCTGGAATATGATAAATATttctctgtactgtatatagctctTATCCCCACGCTGAACCCTTTCATTTACAGTCTGCAGAACAAAGAAGTGAAAAGGGCATTTTGGAAACTTTGTAATAAAGTTCATCATGGGTCTAAGATGTTTATTATGCACTGA
- the LOC142219134 gene encoding olfactory receptor 5G9-like, protein MGYNNITSPPEFILVAFSDVPHLESFLITVFFLMYLLTIFGNLLIIILIQFEQNLHKPMYFLLSNLSVVDITYTSVTVPKTLASYFAGTKSISFLGCFIQLYFFLSFASTECLLLTAMAYDRYVAICKPLHYPMIMSRSVCFMLSGASWIVGFIDSIFAMFVSLFNFCKSNIINHFSCDLRSLLTLSCSNTNNIEIVIFVECLLIGTNCCTVTLISYTYIFHTILKIKSTEGRKKAFSTCTSHITAVTLFYGTMISIYVRPASVSSLEYDKFFSVLYIALIPTLNPFIYSLQNKEVKRAFWKLYMKAHGGSKKIIT, encoded by the coding sequence ATGGGGTATAATAACATAACATCTCCTCCTGAATTTATCCTCGTTGCCTTCTCTGATGTCCCACATCTTGAGAGCTTTCTTATCACTGTATTTTTTCTTATGTATCTCCTCACTATTTTTGGCAACCTCCTTATTATCATCCTCATCCAGTTTGAGCAGAACCTCCATAAACCTATGTATTTCCTTCTGAGTAATCTGTCTGTAGTTGACATCACTTACACTTCCGTTACTGTACCTAAAACATTAGCCAGTTATTTCGCCGGGACCAAGTCCATATCTTTTCTCGGCTGCTTTATtcaactttatttttttctgtccttCGCCAGCACTGAGTGTCTTCTTCTCACAGCCATGGCTTATGACCGATATGTAGCGATTTGTAAACCTTTGCACTATCCTATGATCATGAGCAGATCTGTATGTTTTATGCTGTCAGGAGCTTCTTGGATTGTAGGTTTTATCGATTCGATATTTGCCATGTTTGTGTCCTTGTTTAACTTCTGCAAATCTAACATTATAAATCACTTTTCCTGCGATCTCCGATCTTTGCTGACACTTTCCTGCAGCAACACCAACAACATCGAGATAGTTATATTTGTAGAATGTTTATTAATCGGAACAAACTGTTGTACAGTAACATTAATCTCTTATACGTATATATTTCATACTATTCTGAAGATTAAGTCtacagaaggaaggaagaaggctTTCTCTACATGCACTTCCCACATTACAGCCGTTACTTTGTTCTATGGCACTATGATTTCCATCTATGTCCGCCCAGCATCGGTGTCCTCTCTGGAATATGACAAATTTTTCTCTGTACTGTACATAGCTCTCATCCCCACACTGAACCCTTTCATTTACAGTCTGCAGAACAAAGAAGTGAAAAGGGCATTTTGGAAACTTTATATGAAGGCTCATGGTGGATCTAAAAAGATTATTACATGA